The Brassica napus cultivar Da-Ae chromosome C7, Da-Ae, whole genome shotgun sequence genome has a segment encoding these proteins:
- the BNAC07G35260D gene encoding uncharacterized protein BNAC07G35260D → MEQEGAERSTTIVASTSEGSSLDPIARVRKLLFRQMLVGIKDGRFFLGNFHCIDKQGNILLQDAVEYRSIRRSSPSPTEQRCLGIILIPASCRTSCHVDCSIEEQLSLIQLKE, encoded by the coding sequence ATGGAACAAGAGGGAGCAGAGAGAAGCACCACCATCGTTGCATCAACCTCCGAAGGGTCGAGTTTAGATCCGATAGCTCGAGTGAGGAAGCTCTTGTTTCGCCAGATGCTGGTTGGAATCAAAGACGGGAGATTCTTCCTTGGCAATTTCCACTGCATTGACAAACAAGGAAACATACTTCTCCAAGACGCTGTCGAGTATCGCAGCATAAGAAGATCGTCTCCTTCGCCTACTGAGCAGCGTTGTCTTGGTATAATCCTAATCCCTGCCTCTTGCAGGACGTCTTGCCATGTCGATTGCTCTATCGAGGAACAGCTTTCGTTGATCCAGCTTAAAGAGTAG